In Zingiber officinale cultivar Zhangliang chromosome 11B, Zo_v1.1, whole genome shotgun sequence, a single window of DNA contains:
- the LOC122033404 gene encoding uncharacterized protein LOC122033404 isoform X1, whose translation MAAPATPLPSSKGVESQNPNCSSNSPSMFLSPSPLRLWRPATQRNVRNQWLKLFSSKIQWASAMSEGRSHATSLVNAYLNHRYMSSVNLGAANDMPEIREKACQKLAHKQETYRNYLLSSYKNMVLTVAELVKSAHSFRCFLKGPVAGPLSQFGDSPEHENDSGDGGGVSVFTFFSISHFENLAWELVEMFVSELSLKRFLVVEFLSLRCEGEGRGNKIKWSDELYIGEFDELKISGLCTENNIPPLFPQLRGQLSWSPLDTKEYHLMSSDVLQVYLMAWISDVNINVNRIKEIFSIIEEEAPIKFS comes from the exons ATGGCAGCTCCTGCCACTCCGCTTCCCTCTTCAAAGGGTGTTGAGTCTCAAAATCCTAATTGTAGTAGCAACTCTCCTTCAATGTTCTTATCACCCTCACCATTACGCTTATGGAGGCCAGCAACTCAAAGGAATGTGAGGAATCAATGGTTGAAATTGTTCTCAAGCAAGATTCAGTGGGCCAGCGCCATGTCAGAGGGGAGATCACATGCTACCTCACTTGTAAATGCATATCTCAATCACAG ATACATGTCGTCAGTGAACTTGGGTGCTGCGAATGACATGCCCGAAATTCGAGAGAAGGCATGCCAAAAATTGGCTCATAAGCAG GAAACATATAGAAACTATCTTCTCTCATCGTACAAGAATATG GTACTCACAGTTGCTGAATTGGTTAAGTCAGCACACTCTTTCCGATGTTTCCTTAAAGGACCAGTTGCTGGCCCTCTGTCGCAATTTGGTGATAGTCCTGAACATGAGAATGATAGTGGAGATGGTGGTGGAGTATCAGTTTTTACATTCTTTTCAATCTCACACTTTG AGAATCTTGCATGGGAGCTAGTTGAGATGTTTGTATCAGAGTTAAGCTTGAAG CGGTTCCTGGTGGTTGAGTTTCTCTCACTTAGATGTGAAGGTGAAGGACGGGGTAATAAGATAAAGTGGTCAGATGAACTATATATTGGAGAATTTGATGAACTAAAGATTAGTGGTCTGTGCACTGAAAATAATATCCCACCTCTGTTTCCACAATTAAGAGGTCAACTATCTTGGAGTCCCTTAGACACAAAGGAATATCATCTTATGAGCAGTGATGTTTTGCAG GTGTACTTGATGGCCTGGATTTCCGATGTAAATATTAATGTAAATAG GATAAAGGAAATATTCAGTATCATTGAAGAAGAAGCACCGATCAAATTTTCTTGA
- the LOC122033404 gene encoding uncharacterized protein LOC122033404 isoform X4, whose protein sequence is MHISITVFFRYMSSVNLGAANDMPEIREKACQKLAHKQETYRNYLLSSYKNMVLTVAELVKSAHSFRCFLKGPVAGPLSQFGDSPEHENDSGDGGGVSVFTFFSISHFENLAWELVEMFVSELSLKRFLVVEFLSLRCEGEGRGNKIKWSDELYIGEFDELKISGLCTENNIPPLFPQLRGQLSWSPLDTKEYHLMSSDVLQVYLMAWISDVNINVNRIKEIFSIIEEEAPIKFS, encoded by the exons ATGCATATCTCAATCACAG TTTTTTTTAGATACATGTCGTCAGTGAACTTGGGTGCTGCGAATGACATGCCCGAAATTCGAGAGAAGGCATGCCAAAAATTGGCTCATAAGCAG GAAACATATAGAAACTATCTTCTCTCATCGTACAAGAATATG GTACTCACAGTTGCTGAATTGGTTAAGTCAGCACACTCTTTCCGATGTTTCCTTAAAGGACCAGTTGCTGGCCCTCTGTCGCAATTTGGTGATAGTCCTGAACATGAGAATGATAGTGGAGATGGTGGTGGAGTATCAGTTTTTACATTCTTTTCAATCTCACACTTTG AGAATCTTGCATGGGAGCTAGTTGAGATGTTTGTATCAGAGTTAAGCTTGAAG CGGTTCCTGGTGGTTGAGTTTCTCTCACTTAGATGTGAAGGTGAAGGACGGGGTAATAAGATAAAGTGGTCAGATGAACTATATATTGGAGAATTTGATGAACTAAAGATTAGTGGTCTGTGCACTGAAAATAATATCCCACCTCTGTTTCCACAATTAAGAGGTCAACTATCTTGGAGTCCCTTAGACACAAAGGAATATCATCTTATGAGCAGTGATGTTTTGCAG GTGTACTTGATGGCCTGGATTTCCGATGTAAATATTAATGTAAATAG GATAAAGGAAATATTCAGTATCATTGAAGAAGAAGCACCGATCAAATTTTCTTGA
- the LOC122033404 gene encoding uncharacterized protein LOC122033404 isoform X2, which yields MAAPATPLPSSKGVESQNPNCSSNSPSMFLSPSPLRLWRPATQRNVRNQWLKLFSSKIQWASAMSEGRSHATSLVNAYLNHRYMSSVNLGAANDMPEIREKACQKLAHKQETYRNYLLSSYKNMVLTVAELVKSAHSFRCFLKGPVAGPLSQFGDSPEHENDSGDGGGVSVFTFFSISHFENLAWELVEMFVSELSLKRFLVVEFLSLRCEGEGRGNKIKWSDELYIGEFDELKISGLCTENNIPPLFPQLRGQLSWSPLDTKEYHLMSSDVLQDKGNIQYH from the exons ATGGCAGCTCCTGCCACTCCGCTTCCCTCTTCAAAGGGTGTTGAGTCTCAAAATCCTAATTGTAGTAGCAACTCTCCTTCAATGTTCTTATCACCCTCACCATTACGCTTATGGAGGCCAGCAACTCAAAGGAATGTGAGGAATCAATGGTTGAAATTGTTCTCAAGCAAGATTCAGTGGGCCAGCGCCATGTCAGAGGGGAGATCACATGCTACCTCACTTGTAAATGCATATCTCAATCACAG ATACATGTCGTCAGTGAACTTGGGTGCTGCGAATGACATGCCCGAAATTCGAGAGAAGGCATGCCAAAAATTGGCTCATAAGCAG GAAACATATAGAAACTATCTTCTCTCATCGTACAAGAATATG GTACTCACAGTTGCTGAATTGGTTAAGTCAGCACACTCTTTCCGATGTTTCCTTAAAGGACCAGTTGCTGGCCCTCTGTCGCAATTTGGTGATAGTCCTGAACATGAGAATGATAGTGGAGATGGTGGTGGAGTATCAGTTTTTACATTCTTTTCAATCTCACACTTTG AGAATCTTGCATGGGAGCTAGTTGAGATGTTTGTATCAGAGTTAAGCTTGAAG CGGTTCCTGGTGGTTGAGTTTCTCTCACTTAGATGTGAAGGTGAAGGACGGGGTAATAAGATAAAGTGGTCAGATGAACTATATATTGGAGAATTTGATGAACTAAAGATTAGTGGTCTGTGCACTGAAAATAATATCCCACCTCTGTTTCCACAATTAAGAGGTCAACTATCTTGGAGTCCCTTAGACACAAAGGAATATCATCTTATGAGCAGTGATGTTTTGCAG GATAAAGGAAATATTCAGTATCATTGA
- the LOC122033404 gene encoding uncharacterized protein LOC122033404 isoform X3, translating to MAAPATPLPSSKGVESQNPNCSSNSPSMFLSPSPLRLWRPATQRNVRNQWLKLFSSKIQWASAMSEGRSHATSLVNAYLNHRYMSSVNLGAANDMPEIREKACQKLAHKQETYRNYLLSSYKNMVLTVAELVKSAHSFRCFLKGPVAGPLSQFGDSPEHENDSGDGGGVSVFTFFSISHFENLAWELVEMFVSELSLKRFLVVEFLSLRCEGEGRGNKIKWSDELYIGEFDELKISGLCTENNIPPLFPQLRGQLVQSELHAFVWYNYDLFPD from the exons ATGGCAGCTCCTGCCACTCCGCTTCCCTCTTCAAAGGGTGTTGAGTCTCAAAATCCTAATTGTAGTAGCAACTCTCCTTCAATGTTCTTATCACCCTCACCATTACGCTTATGGAGGCCAGCAACTCAAAGGAATGTGAGGAATCAATGGTTGAAATTGTTCTCAAGCAAGATTCAGTGGGCCAGCGCCATGTCAGAGGGGAGATCACATGCTACCTCACTTGTAAATGCATATCTCAATCACAG ATACATGTCGTCAGTGAACTTGGGTGCTGCGAATGACATGCCCGAAATTCGAGAGAAGGCATGCCAAAAATTGGCTCATAAGCAG GAAACATATAGAAACTATCTTCTCTCATCGTACAAGAATATG GTACTCACAGTTGCTGAATTGGTTAAGTCAGCACACTCTTTCCGATGTTTCCTTAAAGGACCAGTTGCTGGCCCTCTGTCGCAATTTGGTGATAGTCCTGAACATGAGAATGATAGTGGAGATGGTGGTGGAGTATCAGTTTTTACATTCTTTTCAATCTCACACTTTG AGAATCTTGCATGGGAGCTAGTTGAGATGTTTGTATCAGAGTTAAGCTTGAAG CGGTTCCTGGTGGTTGAGTTTCTCTCACTTAGATGTGAAGGTGAAGGACGGGGTAATAAGATAAAGTGGTCAGATGAACTATATATTGGAGAATTTGATGAACTAAAGATTAGTGGTCTGTGCACTGAAAATAATATCCCACCTCTGTTTCCACAATTAAGAG GTCAGTTGGTACAGTCGGAATTGCATGCTTTTGTTTGGTACAATTATGATCTGTTTCCTGATTAA